In Gordonia sp. SL306, the genomic window CCGGTCACGAACGCGGGGTTGTTGCCGCGGAACGTGCCGTTGTGCTCACCCGGAGTCCAGACATCGAGCTCCGGCTTGAACAGCGTCAGCGCCAACGGGAGTCCGTAACCGCTGATCGACTTCGACAGGGTGACGATGTCCGGCTTGATCCCGGCCTCCTCGAACGAGAAGAACTCGCCGGTGCGGCCGCAGCCCATCTGGACGTCGTCGACGATCAGCAGGATGTCGCGGCGCTCGCACAGCTCCGACAGTGCGCGCAGCCACTCCATGCGGGCGACATTGACACCGCCCTCGCCCTGCACGGTCTCGACGATCACCGCGGCGGGGCGGTTGAGGCCGCTGCCCGAATCGTCCAGGACGCGCTCGAACCAACCGAAGTCCTCGGTGACACCGCCGAAGTAGTTGTCGAACGGCATCGGGGTCGCATGGACCAGCGGGATGCCGGCGCCGGCACGCTTCATCGAGTTACCGGTCACCGAGAGCGAGCCCAGCGTCATACCGTGAAAAGCGTTGGTGAAGCTGATGATCGACTCACGGCCGGTCACCTTGCGGGCCAGCTTCAGTGCTGCCTCCACCGCATTGGTGCCGGTGGGTCCCGGGAACTGGATCTTGTAGTCCAGCCCGCGCGGCGCGAGGATCTTCTGTGTGAAGGCCTCGATGAACTTTCCCTTGGCGACGGTGGCCATGTCGAGGCCGTGGGTGATGCCGTCGTCGGAGATGTAGTCCAGCAGAGCCGCTTTCATGATCGGGTTGTTGTGCCCGTAGTTCAGTGAGCCGGCTCCGGCAAAGAAGTCCAGGTATTCGCGACCGGTGGTATCGGTCATCCACGAACCGCTCGCGCGGGTGAACACGGTCGGCCAGCTACGGCAGTAGCTGCGTACTTCGGACTCGTGTTGGGTGAAGACCGAATCATCAACGGTCTGATCGAGAAGCTCCATCGTGACTTCCCCCTTTTTTTGGTGTGACGATCAATGGACGGCGGCGGCCGAGAACTCCGGTGACCCGGAAGATGGCCCCGCCAAAATTTCACAATTGTTGTGCGAAATCAGAATTCGGAAACTGTAGGTTCGAGGATGTAGAGATCCTCGGGCTCGTGGGCGTCCGGGAACTGTTCTGCGGCGAACAGATCCCGACGTTCGAATCGCAGTCCACGCGCGTCGGCGACGGACTCGAACAAGCGTTGCGAGGCGCCGTTGTCGGGGCTGATCGTGGTGTGCATCGCCACCACACCCGACTGCTGGGTGCGGTCGAACAGACGGTGCAGCATGGTGCCGGCGATGCCGTGACCACGGTAATTGTCGTCCACCGCGACCTGCCAGACCATGATGGTCGACGGGTCGGTCTGACGGCGATATCCGGTGACGAAACCGACCGGATGTCCATCGACTTCGGCGACGATGGATGTGGTGGCGAAATCATGGCACCACAGGACATAGGCGTAACTCGAGTTGACGTCGAGAACCTTTGAGTCCGAGGCGATTTCCCACAGTCGCATGCCGTCGTCGGCGGTGGGCTGTCGATAATCGACAGCAAGGGCAGTTGTTGGGGCCGTTCTAGTTTGGGACGGGCTCATGACCTTTTTGACGTTAACAATGTGTGTCCGCGAAATCATCTAGCAGCGGGAATCGGTCCCTGAATGCCCTACCTTCCGCCTGTTCAGCACCGGTTTGTGAAGTGGGTCACATCCATGTCACCCGGTGCCCATGCGTGGGGACGGGGCGGACGTCATCGACAGCGGTCCGGGGCGCAGAATGAGGGCAATGACCAGAATCATCGCCGGTGACTCCCGCGGGCGCCGTTTGTCCGTTCCTGACGACGGTACGCGTCCTACGTCCGATCGGGTCCGGGAAGCCGTCTTCAGCATGATCTCCGCCCGGTTCGATCTCGCGGGTACCCGTGTGCTCGACCTGTATGCGGGGTCGGGTGCGCTCGCGATCGAAGCGCTCTCTCGCGGCGCCGAGCACGCGACATTGGTGGATTCTCGCCGACGCGCCACCTCGGTGATCAGGGCGAACCTCGCCACCTGCGAAAAGGCCGGATCAGGTGTGGTGGTCACCCGCGCCGTGGCGTCGTTTCTGTCGACGGCCCCAGCCGGCAGATTCGACCTGATCTTCCTCGATCCGCCTTACGACCAGGCGAACGACGAGATGACGGCCGATCTCGCGGCCATCGGGGCCGGGTGGCTGGCCGACGGTGGCATCGTCGTGGTGGAACGGAGTGCGCGAGCGCCGGTCACCGAGTGGCCGGACGGGATGAGCGTGCTCGTCGAGAAGAACTACGGAGATACCCGCGTGGAGGTGGCCGACCATGAGTGAACCTGTCGACGGCGTCGACCCGATGCAGATCGGGTCGCTGCAGGTCCCGTTGCCGATCTTGTGCGCGCCGATGGCCGGCGGCCCGTCGACGCCCGCACTGGTCGCCGCGGTGGGCGAAGCGGGCGGACTCGGCTGGCTCCCCGCGGGCTACCTGACCCCCGAAGCGTTGGAGGACCTGGTCACCGACGTCGAGGAGCGGTCCGCCCGGCCCTACGGCGTGAATCTCTTCCTGTCCGGGACCGAGTCGGGCGACGACACAGACGGTGCCGTGCAGGCCTACGTCGAGGAACTCGCCGGCGAAGCGGCGCGCTACGGCGTCGCGCCGGGTGAGCCGCGGTTCACCGACGAGCGGGTGGCCGAGAAGCTCGACGTCCTGGCCCGGCACCGGCCCGCGATCATCAGCTTCACCTTCGGCGACCCGGGTGCCGCGGTCGTCTCACGCGTCCACAACGAACTCGGCGTACCGGTCGCGGTGACCGTGACCTCGGCGACGGAAGCCGTCACCGCGGTGGCATCGGGTGCCGACGCGGTGGTGGTACAAGGCATCGAGGCGGGCGGTCACCGCGGATTGTGGTTCGACGATCCGTCCGAACCCGAAGGCGGACCGCGCACGTCGACCGCCGACCTCGTTCGGGCGGTCGTCGGGTCGGTCGGTGTCCCGGTGATCGCGGCGGGCGGCATCACCGACGGTGCGACGATCGGATCGCTGGTGGAGCTCGGTGCAGTCGGCGCGCAGCTGGGGACCGCGTTCCTGTGCTGTGACGAGGCCGGGACAGCGGCACCGTATCGTCGGGCGCTGCTGGAAGGACCCTATGTCGACACCGTCGTCACGCGGGCCTTCTCGGGCCGCTCGGCACGGTCGCTGCGAAACGGGTTCACCGAGCGGCATTCCGGAGCGCCGGCGCGGTATCCACACGTTCATCACGTGACGAAACCGATCCGGTCTGCGGCGACCGCCGCCGGTGAGGCCGACGACATCAATCTGTGGGCGGGGACGAGCTGGCGGTCGGTGACCGCCGGCCCGGCCGCCGATCTCATGGCTCGGCTGACGGCCGAGTTGACCGCCGGGTCATGACCCGGGCGGTGGTGACCGCTCGCGTAGATTTCCGGATATGACCTCAGCTGTCTTTCCCGGATCCTTCGACCCGTTCACGGTCGGCCACCGCTACATCGTGGAGCGCGCGGCCGCCCGATTCGACTCCCTGGTGGTCACCGTGGTGGTGAATCCGAACAAGCAGGGCATGTTCGGGGTCGACGAACGCATCGCCCTCATCCGCGAGGACTGTGCCGATCTGCCGAACGTCCGGGTGGACCGGTGGACCGGACTGCTCGTCGACTACACCCGCAATGAGGGGATCGACACCATCGTGAAGGGTCTGCGCTCGGGCACCGACTTCGACTACGAGGTACCGATGGCGCAGATGAACCGCGACCTCACCGATGTGGAGACGATGTTCCTGCTGACCGATCCGCGCTTCGCGCACGTGTCGAGCTCCTTGGTCAAAGAGGTGGCCAAGCTCGGCGGCGACGTGGTGCCGTTCCTGTCGCCGAGGATTCACGATCGTCTGCAGGCGCGACTGGCGGGGGAGCGCCGCATCTAGCCTCACCGCTGCGCGACACACCCCTCACGCCTCACTAATCACAGGCACACCATTCGGCACAATAGTCACAGTTGTTTCATTCGCAGACCGAAGGCATACGCCGGATTGGGGTAGCTGTGTACCGGGTTTTTGAAGCGCTCGACGAACTCGTCGCGATTGTCGAGGAAGCGCGAAGCGTCCCGATGACTGCGGGCTGCGTCGTTCCGCGAGGCGATGTCCTCGAACTCCTCGACGACATCAAGGACTCCATTCCAGGTGAGCTCGACGACGCTCAGGACGTGCTCGATCAGCGCGATTCGCTCGTCGGCAATGCCCGGGAGCACGCGGAGAACGTGATCAGCAAGGCCGACTCGGAATCCGAGGCGGTGATGGGCCACGCTCGCGCCGAGGCCGACCGCATCCTCTCCGAGGCCAAGGCGCAGGCCGATCGCATGGTGGACGAGGCCGGCGCCCACGGTAACCAGCTGGTGGACGAGGCCACCGCCGAGGCTCATCGCCTGTCGACGAGTGCGGCGCGGGAGTTCGACGCCGTCACCGGACGTGCACGGGCCGAAGCGCAGCGGACCATCGACTCGGCCAACAACTCCTACGACAAGTCGGTCGCCGACGGCATCGCCGAACAGCAGCGACTGGTCTCGGAGGCCGAGGTGGTCGCCGCGTCCAAGTCCGAGGCCGAACGCATCATCGATGCCGCACACGCCGAGGCCGACCGACTGCGGGGCGACTGCGACATCTACGTCGACGAGAAGCTGGCGCAGTTCGAGGAGATCCTCACGGGCACGCTGCGGTCGGTGAACCGAGGCCGCCATCAGCTGCGCACGGGTGCAGGCATGCACGACTACGTCGAGTATCCGCGCAGCGTGGACGAGCCGCCGGCACCGCGGGGCGGTGCGTCGTCGAGCCGGGATGTCGCCGACGAGCAGGGTTCCCGCCTGGCGGTGTGAGGCGATCGGCCCCTGCCACGGGTGATTCGAGCGGATGTCGTTCGAACACCCCGCAGGTCGGGCGTATCGTGCAACTGTGTCTGAACATGCAATGAGCCGCGGAACCGCCGCGGGCGAGTCGGTGTCACCTGCCGATCCGCGCGGCGGCCCCGAAAGGCGGACGCCCGACTCGGCAGCAGCCGTCCGTGATCCCTTCGTGCTCGACATCCGGTCCCTCGGCCGCCGGCCGGGAACGATGTCTGAGGTACACCGCACCGCCATCGCCCCCGAGCGTCTCGGCGTCGATATGATCGCGATCCCCGAGAACTCCGAGGTCGACCTCGATCTGCGACTGGAATCGGTCAGCGAAGGCGTGCTGGTGACCGGGACCGTGAGCGGTGAAACCCAGGGGCAGTGCTCGCGCTGTCTGGAACCGGTCGACGGCACCGTCACGGTCTTCCTCACCGAACTGTTCGCCTATCCCGACAGTGAGACGGAACAGACCACCGACGCCGAGGACATTCACCGCATCTCCGACGACCGCGTCGATCTGGAGCAATCGATCATCGACGCCGTCGCGCTCGAGCTCCCGATGTCGCCGCTCTGCTCGCAGGATTGCGAAGGGCTGTGTCCGGAGTGCGGCGTCCGGCTCGCGGTCGCCGAACCCGGGCACGCCCACGACGTCATCGACCCGCGCTGGGCGGCGCTGCGGGACAAATTCGGTGCCACGGAGGAAGCGTCCCCGAACGCATCGGGACGTCCGGACGATCAGGGTGGTGACTGAGCCGTCGTGGCCGAAGGACAAGGCGCGACCGACGAGTCGACGCGGACCGAGACCACCGACGGCGGGTTCGGGGATCTGCTCACCGCCGTACGCGGAGAGTTGTCTCCGCCGATGCTCACCCTCGCATTGACCCACCGTTCCTACGCATACGAGAACGGGGGACTGCCAACCAACGAGCGCCTGGAGTTCCTGGGCGACTCGGTGCTCGGTGTGGTGATCACCGAGCGTCTCTACCTTCGATATCCGGACAAATCCGAGGGTGAGCTGGCCAAGATCCGGGCGAGCGTGGTCAACATGCATGCGCTCGCGGACGTGGCCCGCGGTCTCGGCCCGGGTGGTCTCGGGCGCCATCTCTACCTCGGGCGGGGTGAGGAGATGACCGGTGGCCGCGACAAGGACAGCATCCTCGCCGACGGCCTGGAGTCGTTACTCGGTGCGCTGTACCTGGAGCACGGACTGGCCGAATGCCAGACCATCATCCTGGGTCTGTTCGACGAGATTATCGGGCACGCAGGTCATCTCGGGGCTGGGCTGGATTGGAAGACCTCGTTGCAGGAACTCTCCGCCGAACACGGATTCGGTCCGCCGCACTACCAGATCTCCTCGACCGGTCCCGACCACAACAAGGAATTCACCGCGACCGCGATGATCGCCGGGGAAGGACTCGGCGAGGGCAGTGGTCGGACCAAGAAAGAGGCCGAGCAGAAGGCAGCGGCCCTGGCCTGGCAGGTGCTGACCGACCGCGCCGCGGCCGCGAACTGATCGGCGGAGCCCCGTGCCCGAGCTACCCGAGGTCGAGACAGTTCGGCGTGGCCTCGCCGACCATGTCGCCGGCAGGCAGATCGTCGCCGTCGAGGTGCTGCACCCACGATCGGTGCGGCGTCACCTCGGGGGTGGCGCGGACCTCGCCGGACGTCTGATGGGAAAGACCGTGACCGGCGCCCACCGACGCGGAAAATATCTCTGGCTCGACCTCGGTGACGACACCGACGGATTTCCGGTCGTCGTCCACCTGGGCATGAGCGGTCAGATGTTGATCACCGAGGCCGGGGTCCCGGACCACGTGCATCTGCGGATCCGTGCCACTCTCGACGACGGCAACGAGCTGCGATTCGTGGACCAACGGACCTTCGGCGGTTGGCATGTCGACGAATACCTGGGGCCCCCGGTCGCCGACGGGGGCTCGCTGCCCGAGTCGATCGCGCACATCGCACCCGACCCATTCGACCCGGCATTCGATGCGGCAGCCGTCGTCGTCGCCATCAGAGCCCGGCACTCGGAGATCAAACGAGTGCTCCTGGACCAGACGGTGATCTCCGGGGTCGGCAACATCTACGCCGACGAGGCGTTGTGGCGCAGTCGGATTCACGGCACGAGGATGGCAGATCGATTGAGCCGGGCCAAGATCGCCGATCTGGTCGGCTCCGTGACCGACGTGATGGGCGAGGCCCTCGTGGTCGGCGGGACGTCGTTCGACTCGTTGTACGTGAACGTCAACGGGCAGTCGGGGTACTTCGAACGATCGCTCAATGCGTACGGGCGCGAAGGACTGCCGTGCCGGCGCTGTGGTGCGATCATGCGCCGCGAGCAGTTCATGAACCGCAGCTCGTACTACTGCCCGAAGTGTCAGCGGCGCGAATCGAGCCGGAAGCAATCCGGGTCCGTGCGTGTTGTGAGTTCAGCAGAGATCGCAACGAAGCGGATCACCGGCCGTACCCGAGGAAAAGGATCGAATCAGCGACCATGACGACCGATCAGCAGACCACGCAGACAGCGGCCGACGGCCAGGCGGCACACCATCCCCACACCGATCTGTGGGTCGAACGCACCGGCACCCGCCGCTACAAGGGGCGGAGCTCTCGGGGTGCCGAGGTCCTGATCGGTTCCGAGGACGTCGAGGGCGTGTTCACCCCAGGGGAACTGCTCAAGATCGCGCTGGCCGCCTGTACCGGTATGTCGTCGGACCGGCCGTTGTCCCGGCGGCTCGGTGACGACTACGACGCCACCGTCCGGGTCAGCGGCGCGGCCGACCGCGAGAACGAGCGGTACCCGGTCCTCGACGAAGTCCTCGAGGTCGACCTGTCCGAACTCGACGACGCCGCCGCCGAGCGGCTGCTCGTGGTGGTCGAGCGTGCGATCGACGCGGTCTGCACGGTCGGGCGCACGATCAAGGCCGGTGCCACGGTGAACCTCGCGATCGAGACCGACTGAGCCATGCCCGACAACGGGGACGTCCGGCTCACCGCGTATGTGCACGGGTACGTCCAGGGCGTCGGGTTCCGATGGTGGACGCGCTCCCGGGCGCTCGAGCTGGGACTCGTCGGGTATGCCGCCAACCTGGCCGACGGCCGCGTGCTGGTGGTCGCGGAAGGGCCTCGGAACGCGGCCGAGGCGCTGCTGGCCGCGCTGCGGTCGGGCGAGACCGCGGGTTCGGTCGACCTCGTCGTCGAGCGGTTCGACGCCGCACGCGGCGATCTGAGCGGCTTCGTCGAGCGGTGACCCTCGCCGATTGTGGCCGCACGAGGCGCGGGAGGGACGTGCTCGCCACCGCGTGGTGACCGTGATCAGGCCACGATGGTGAGTATTCTGTACCGTCGTGCACCTCAAAAGCCTCACCCTGAAGGGCTTCAAGTCGTTTGCGTCGTCGACGACGCTGCGATTCGAGCCGGGTATCACCTGTGTGGTGGGGCCCAACGGGTCGGGCAAGTCCAACGTCGTCGACGCGCTGACCTGGGTGATGGGTGAGCAGGGCGCCAAGGCGCTGCGCGGCGGCAAGATGGAAGATGTCATCTTTGCGGGCACCTCCGGACGGCCGCCCCTCGGTCGCGCCGAGGTGACCCTGACCATCGACAACTCCGACGGCGCACTGCCCATCGAGTACTCCGAGGTCTCCATCACGCGGCGGATGTTCCGCGACGGGGCGGGCGAGTACGAGATCAACGGGAACTCCTGCCGGCTGATGGACGTGCAGGAGTTGCTGAGTGACTCGGGTATCGGCCGGGAGATGCACGTCATCGTCGGACAGGGCAGGCTCGCGGCCATCCTCGAGTCACGACCCGAGGATCGGCGGGCGTTCATCGAGGAGGCGGCGGGCGTCCTCAAACACCGCAAGCGGAAAGAGAAGGCGGTCCGCAAGCTCGACGGGATGCAGGCCAACCTGGCCCGCCTGACCGACCTGACCGCAGAGCTCCGACGTCAGCTCAAACCACTGGGACGGCAGGCCGAGGTGGCGCGCCGGGCGCAGACGGTGCAGGCAGACCTCCGCGACGCGCGTCTGCGGCTGGCCGCCGACGATCTGGTCACCCGCCGTTCCGAGATGGCCGAGCACACGGCGGTCGAGGACGAGGTCCGGCACCAACAGGACGAGGTGACCGCCGCACTCGACCATGTCACCGCCGAACTCGCCGAACACGAACGCCACCTCGGGGAGGTGGCGCCTGCCGCCACCGCCGCCGCCCAGACCTGGTTCCGGTTGTCCGCACTCGCCGAGCGGGTGGACGCGACGTGCCGGGTGGCGGCCGAGCGCAGCCGCTACCTGAGCGAGCCGTCGAGCGCGCCGGGTGGCCCCGATCCCGACGAACTCGAACGCGAGGCTGAGGAAGCGGCACTGACCGAGGCCGAACTCGACGGCACGGTGGGTGCCGCGGCAGAGTATCTGGACGCCGCTAAGGCAGAACTGTCCCGATCCGAGCAGGTGGCAGCCGACGCCGAACAGGCGCACATGGCGGCGGTTCGGGCCATCGCCGACCGCCGAGAGGGACTCGCCCGCCTCGAAGGGCAGGTCGCCAACCTGCGGACCAAGTCGGAGTCGGTCGACGCCGAGACGGCACGCCTCACCAGCGCGATCGCCGCGGCGAACCAGCGCGCCGAAGCGGCTCAGGCCCAGCAGGACTCGATGGCCGAGACGCTGGGGGAGTACGAGGCCGCCGAGCACGGACTCGACGAGCATCACGAACGGTCGGTCACGGCGCTGAACCAGGCCAACGAGCGGGTGGCGTCGCTGCAGGCCGGGCAACGTGAGACCGAGCAGCGGATCGCGTCGCTGTCCGCGCGGATCGAGGCACTCGAGGTCGGACTCGAACGCAACGACGGCGGTGCCTGGCTCCTAGACAACGCCCCCGACGGGCTGGTCGCACCGATGTCGGAACTGCTCACCGTCGACGCCGGATATGAGACGGCGATCGCCGGTGCCCTCGGGCCTGCGGTCGACGCAATCGCCACCGTGGACGCGATCGCTGCGGTCCGGGCGCTCGCCGCGCTGAAATCCGGCGACGGTGGTCGTGCCGCGCTGATCCTCGGCGGCCTGCCCGACGCCGCGGCCCGGACCGACATCGACCTGCCCGACGGTGCCCGCTGGGCGTCCTCGGTGGTGACCTGCCGGCCGTCGGTCCGCGGGGCCGTCGAGCATGTCCTGGCCGACACGGTCCTGGTGGACACCGCCGAGCAGGGTCTCGACATCGCGCAGCGGCACCGTGTCCGGACGGTCACCCTCGACGGCGACCGGATCGGTCCGGGATCCATCGAGGGCGGCTCGTCGCACCGGCCGTCGACGCTCGAGGTCCAGTCGGCCATCGATGCGGCGACCTCCGAACTGGCCGGGGCCCGACGTCGGCTCGAGGAGATCGAGGCCGCCCTCGACGGCGCGATGTCCGCGCAGGTGGGCCGACGCGAATCGGCCGAAGAGGCGTTGGCCGCGTTGCACGAATCCGACGCCAACGTCGGCGGCACCTACGAGCAGATGGCGCGCCTCGGCCACGAGATCCGCGCGGCGCGATCGGAGAGCGAACGTCTGACCCGCCAGCGCGGAAAGGCCGAGGAAGGTCGCGCCGAGGCGCTGACCACCCTGCATGAGCTCGAAGAGCGATTGCGTTATGCGCGTGACGAATCCGACGACACACCGGCTCACGCCGGCGACGACACGACCCGTACCGCCGCGGCGGAGGCGGTGGCCGCGGCGCGGTCGGCGGAGATGGAGGCGCGGCTGCAGTTGCGCACCGCCGAAGAACGACTCGCCTCGGTGCGGGGACGTGCGGATTCCCTGCGTCGGGCTGCGCAGCGCGAACGCGAGGCGCGTCTGCGTGCTGAGCGTCAGGAT contains:
- a CDS encoding acylphosphatase → MPDNGDVRLTAYVHGYVQGVGFRWWTRSRALELGLVGYAANLADGRVLVVAEGPRNAAEALLAALRSGETAGSVDLVVERFDAARGDLSGFVER
- the ectA gene encoding diaminobutyrate acetyltransferase produces the protein MSPSQTRTAPTTALAVDYRQPTADDGMRLWEIASDSKVLDVNSSYAYVLWCHDFATTSIVAEVDGHPVGFVTGYRRQTDPSTIMVWQVAVDDNYRGHGIAGTMLHRLFDRTQQSGVVAMHTTISPDNGASQRLFESVADARGLRFERRDLFAAEQFPDAHEPEDLYILEPTVSEF
- the smc gene encoding chromosome segregation protein SMC yields the protein MHLKSLTLKGFKSFASSTTLRFEPGITCVVGPNGSGKSNVVDALTWVMGEQGAKALRGGKMEDVIFAGTSGRPPLGRAEVTLTIDNSDGALPIEYSEVSITRRMFRDGAGEYEINGNSCRLMDVQELLSDSGIGREMHVIVGQGRLAAILESRPEDRRAFIEEAAGVLKHRKRKEKAVRKLDGMQANLARLTDLTAELRRQLKPLGRQAEVARRAQTVQADLRDARLRLAADDLVTRRSEMAEHTAVEDEVRHQQDEVTAALDHVTAELAEHERHLGEVAPAATAAAQTWFRLSALAERVDATCRVAAERSRYLSEPSSAPGGPDPDELEREAEEAALTEAELDGTVGAAAEYLDAAKAELSRSEQVAADAEQAHMAAVRAIADRREGLARLEGQVANLRTKSESVDAETARLTSAIAAANQRAEAAQAQQDSMAETLGEYEAAEHGLDEHHERSVTALNQANERVASLQAGQRETEQRIASLSARIEALEVGLERNDGGAWLLDNAPDGLVAPMSELLTVDAGYETAIAGALGPAVDAIATVDAIAAVRALAALKSGDGGRAALILGGLPDAAARTDIDLPDGARWASSVVTCRPSVRGAVEHVLADTVLVDTAEQGLDIAQRHRVRTVTLDGDRIGPGSIEGGSSHRPSTLEVQSAIDAATSELAGARRRLEEIEAALDGAMSAQVGRRESAEEALAALHESDANVGGTYEQMARLGHEIRAARSESERLTRQRGKAEEGRAEALTTLHELEERLRYARDESDDTPAHAGDDTTRTAAAEAVAAARSAEMEARLQLRTAEERLASVRGRADSLRRAAQREREARLRAERQDLARRRAAAVASAVVEAGAEVSQRLSVAVQNAQAGRDELEQVRVERTAAVDELKNKAAELTTRLNTLRDTVHRDELARAQAALRIEQLEEQILDSFAIAPDDLVAEYGPDVPMPPSALEMHEYEQAKARGESVVAPAPLPFDRATQETRAKKAQKDLNTLGKVNPLALEEFAALEERYNFLSAQLEDVKAARRDLLSVVEEVDARILQVFTEAYADVEREFAQVFTTLFPGGEGRLVLTEPGDMLTTGIEVEARPPGKKVKRLSLLSGGEKSLTAVAMLVAIFRARPSPFYVMDEVEAALDDTNLRRLISLFEQLRERSQLIVITHQKPTMQVADALYGVSMRGDGITTVISQRLRGVDLPVTNTDAT
- a CDS encoding NAD(P)H-dependent flavin oxidoreductase, whose protein sequence is MSEPVDGVDPMQIGSLQVPLPILCAPMAGGPSTPALVAAVGEAGGLGWLPAGYLTPEALEDLVTDVEERSARPYGVNLFLSGTESGDDTDGAVQAYVEELAGEAARYGVAPGEPRFTDERVAEKLDVLARHRPAIISFTFGDPGAAVVSRVHNELGVPVAVTVTSATEAVTAVASGADAVVVQGIEAGGHRGLWFDDPSEPEGGPRTSTADLVRAVVGSVGVPVIAAGGITDGATIGSLVELGAVGAQLGTAFLCCDEAGTAAPYRRALLEGPYVDTVVTRAFSGRSARSLRNGFTERHSGAPARYPHVHHVTKPIRSAATAAGEADDINLWAGTSWRSVTAGPAADLMARLTAELTAGS
- the rsmD gene encoding 16S rRNA (guanine(966)-N(2))-methyltransferase RsmD codes for the protein MTRIIAGDSRGRRLSVPDDGTRPTSDRVREAVFSMISARFDLAGTRVLDLYAGSGALAIEALSRGAEHATLVDSRRRATSVIRANLATCEKAGSGVVVTRAVASFLSTAPAGRFDLIFLDPPYDQANDEMTADLAAIGAGWLADGGIVVVERSARAPVTEWPDGMSVLVEKNYGDTRVEVADHE
- a CDS encoding OsmC family protein — protein: MTTDQQTTQTAADGQAAHHPHTDLWVERTGTRRYKGRSSRGAEVLIGSEDVEGVFTPGELLKIALAACTGMSSDRPLSRRLGDDYDATVRVSGAADRENERYPVLDEVLEVDLSELDDAAAERLLVVVERAIDAVCTVGRTIKAGATVNLAIETD
- the coaD gene encoding pantetheine-phosphate adenylyltransferase — protein: MTSAVFPGSFDPFTVGHRYIVERAAARFDSLVVTVVVNPNKQGMFGVDERIALIREDCADLPNVRVDRWTGLLVDYTRNEGIDTIVKGLRSGTDFDYEVPMAQMNRDLTDVETMFLLTDPRFAHVSSSLVKEVAKLGGDVVPFLSPRIHDRLQARLAGERRI
- the ectB gene encoding diaminobutyrate--2-oxoglutarate transaminase; protein product: MELLDQTVDDSVFTQHESEVRSYCRSWPTVFTRASGSWMTDTTGREYLDFFAGAGSLNYGHNNPIMKAALLDYISDDGITHGLDMATVAKGKFIEAFTQKILAPRGLDYKIQFPGPTGTNAVEAALKLARKVTGRESIISFTNAFHGMTLGSLSVTGNSMKRAGAGIPLVHATPMPFDNYFGGVTEDFGWFERVLDDSGSGLNRPAAVIVETVQGEGGVNVARMEWLRALSELCERRDILLIVDDVQMGCGRTGEFFSFEEAGIKPDIVTLSKSISGYGLPLALTLFKPELDVWTPGEHNGTFRGNNPAFVTGTKTIEHFWSDDSLTKQVHAKGEQINTAFTELAERYEGISTRGRGMVRGLVFEESATASKVCASAFGAGLLAETSGPSDEVVKLLPALTISTEDLGRGLQIISDSVKEVIG
- the mutM gene encoding bifunctional DNA-formamidopyrimidine glycosylase/DNA-(apurinic or apyrimidinic site) lyase, with protein sequence MPELPEVETVRRGLADHVAGRQIVAVEVLHPRSVRRHLGGGADLAGRLMGKTVTGAHRRGKYLWLDLGDDTDGFPVVVHLGMSGQMLITEAGVPDHVHLRIRATLDDGNELRFVDQRTFGGWHVDEYLGPPVADGGSLPESIAHIAPDPFDPAFDAAAVVVAIRARHSEIKRVLLDQTVISGVGNIYADEALWRSRIHGTRMADRLSRAKIADLVGSVTDVMGEALVVGGTSFDSLYVNVNGQSGYFERSLNAYGREGLPCRRCGAIMRREQFMNRSSYYCPKCQRRESSRKQSGSVRVVSSAEIATKRITGRTRGKGSNQRP
- a CDS encoding YceD family protein, which gives rise to MSEHAMSRGTAAGESVSPADPRGGPERRTPDSAAAVRDPFVLDIRSLGRRPGTMSEVHRTAIAPERLGVDMIAIPENSEVDLDLRLESVSEGVLVTGTVSGETQGQCSRCLEPVDGTVTVFLTELFAYPDSETEQTTDAEDIHRISDDRVDLEQSIIDAVALELPMSPLCSQDCEGLCPECGVRLAVAEPGHAHDVIDPRWAALRDKFGATEEASPNASGRPDDQGGD
- the rnc gene encoding ribonuclease III; this encodes MLTAVRGELSPPMLTLALTHRSYAYENGGLPTNERLEFLGDSVLGVVITERLYLRYPDKSEGELAKIRASVVNMHALADVARGLGPGGLGRHLYLGRGEEMTGGRDKDSILADGLESLLGALYLEHGLAECQTIILGLFDEIIGHAGHLGAGLDWKTSLQELSAEHGFGPPHYQISSTGPDHNKEFTATAMIAGEGLGEGSGRTKKEAEQKAAALAWQVLTDRAAAAN
- a CDS encoding DivIVA domain-containing protein; the encoded protein is MYRVFEALDELVAIVEEARSVPMTAGCVVPRGDVLELLDDIKDSIPGELDDAQDVLDQRDSLVGNAREHAENVISKADSESEAVMGHARAEADRILSEAKAQADRMVDEAGAHGNQLVDEATAEAHRLSTSAAREFDAVTGRARAEAQRTIDSANNSYDKSVADGIAEQQRLVSEAEVVAASKSEAERIIDAAHAEADRLRGDCDIYVDEKLAQFEEILTGTLRSVNRGRHQLRTGAGMHDYVEYPRSVDEPPAPRGGASSSRDVADEQGSRLAV